Proteins encoded together in one Aquipuribacter hungaricus window:
- a CDS encoding LLM class flavin-dependent oxidoreductase — translation MTVPLSVLDLAPVSPTGTVRESLQASVALAQAAERHGYRRVWYAEHHNMATIASSATAVVVAHVAAHTSTIRLGAGGVMLPNHSPLAVAEQFGTLAELHPGRIDLGLGRAPGSDQTTARAMRRDPRASDRFPEDVLELQAYLAGESTVPGVQAVPGAGTRVPLYVLGSSLFGAQLAAALGLPYAFASHFAPAALEQAVAIYRAQFRPSQQLDEPYVLAAVNVVAADDAEDAREQLRARRRSWVRGMLSRGPGAPELSDEAVDAFLGTTEGRHLADMLRYSAVGTPEDVRAYLDDFARHADADELVVAFQSADLPARLRSLELTALAAGAVAA, via the coding sequence GTGACAGTCCCGCTCTCCGTCCTCGACCTCGCCCCCGTCTCGCCCACCGGCACGGTGCGCGAGAGCCTCCAGGCCAGCGTCGCGCTCGCCCAGGCGGCGGAGCGTCACGGGTACCGACGGGTCTGGTACGCCGAGCACCACAACATGGCGACCATCGCGAGCTCGGCCACCGCCGTCGTCGTCGCCCACGTCGCGGCGCACACCTCGACCATCCGGCTCGGTGCGGGCGGCGTCATGCTGCCGAACCACTCGCCGCTGGCGGTCGCCGAGCAGTTCGGCACCCTCGCCGAGCTGCACCCGGGTCGCATCGACCTCGGGCTGGGGCGCGCCCCCGGCAGCGACCAGACCACGGCCCGCGCGATGCGGCGCGACCCGCGCGCCTCCGACCGCTTCCCCGAGGACGTCCTCGAGCTGCAGGCGTACCTGGCCGGGGAGTCCACGGTCCCGGGCGTGCAGGCGGTCCCCGGTGCCGGCACCCGCGTCCCGCTGTACGTGCTGGGCTCGTCGCTCTTCGGCGCCCAGCTCGCGGCCGCGCTCGGGCTGCCCTACGCCTTCGCCTCCCACTTCGCCCCGGCGGCGCTGGAGCAGGCCGTGGCGATCTACCGCGCGCAGTTCCGCCCGTCGCAGCAGCTGGACGAGCCGTACGTCCTCGCCGCCGTCAACGTCGTGGCCGCGGACGACGCCGAGGACGCCCGCGAGCAGCTGCGCGCCCGCCGCCGCTCCTGGGTGCGGGGCATGCTCAGCCGCGGGCCGGGCGCCCCCGAGCTGTCCGACGAGGCCGTCGACGCGTTCCTCGGGACCACCGAGGGCCGCCACCTGGCCGACATGCTGCGCTACAGCGCGGTCGGCACCCCCGAGGACGTCCGCGCGTACCTGGACGACTTCGCCCGCCACGCCGACGCCGACGAGCTCGTCGTCGCGTTCCAGAGCGCCGACCTGCCGG